In the genome of Leptospira fletcheri, one region contains:
- a CDS encoding alpha/beta fold hydrolase — MKFFLLYSGRRSFFFILILLLANLACSSKSNPETDKQGEKDDAGFSLLEKVEIGGVDQWLLARGTSKDKPVLLILHGGPGAGSIGFARYFYEELEKDFVVVNWDQRGAGKSFSFFFPDVTPETYVSDTIEVVRFLKKRFGARKIYLMGHSWGGYIGAIASYRIPSDLYAFIAVGPVVDGEQSVRRSFEYLKRQSSESREVSSELQDLTFDEYMKDRRKWLNLFGLGMFHGKHRADEDRFLGGIMYDSPDYSTWNILTYLPGIWRSSSRIRPYFFQMNLFKQAPSASIPSFYFSGKFDYYNPEEILLKYFAGLDAKDKTFESFDCCAHAPHFESPREFAARMKLIKSSTYK; from the coding sequence TTGAAATTCTTTCTTCTGTACAGCGGTCGTCGGTCCTTCTTTTTCATTTTGATCCTTCTTTTGGCAAACCTTGCTTGTTCGTCCAAATCGAATCCGGAAACGGACAAACAAGGCGAAAAGGACGACGCGGGATTTTCCCTTTTGGAAAAGGTAGAGATCGGAGGAGTCGACCAATGGTTGTTGGCGCGAGGAACGAGTAAGGACAAGCCGGTGCTTCTCATCCTTCACGGAGGTCCTGGAGCTGGCTCCATCGGTTTTGCCAGATATTTTTACGAAGAGCTGGAAAAGGATTTTGTCGTAGTAAACTGGGACCAGCGAGGTGCAGGAAAATCGTTTTCCTTCTTCTTTCCCGACGTCACTCCGGAGACTTACGTATCGGATACGATAGAAGTCGTTCGATTTTTAAAAAAAAGATTCGGTGCTCGAAAAATATATCTGATGGGTCACTCCTGGGGCGGGTATATCGGAGCGATCGCTTCTTATCGTATTCCCTCGGATTTGTACGCTTTTATCGCAGTGGGACCGGTGGTCGACGGAGAACAAAGCGTCCGGAGATCATTCGAATATTTGAAAAGGCAATCGTCCGAGAGCCGCGAGGTTTCTTCGGAGTTGCAGGATTTGACCTTTGATGAGTATATGAAAGATCGTCGAAAATGGTTGAACCTTTTCGGATTGGGAATGTTTCACGGAAAGCACAGAGCGGACGAGGATCGTTTTTTGGGGGGTATCATGTACGACTCTCCGGATTATTCGACCTGGAATATATTGACGTATCTTCCCGGAATCTGGCGTTCCTCTTCCAGAATCAGGCCTTACTTTTTTCAAATGAACTTATTCAAACAGGCGCCGTCCGCTTCTATTCCTTCGTTTTATTTCTCCGGCAAATTCGATTATTATAATCCCGAGGAGATCCTATTGAAATATTTTGCGGGATTGGATGCCAAAGATAAGACTTTCGAATCCTTCGACTGTTGCGCGCATGCGCCTCATTTCGAATCTCCCCGCGAATTTGCGGCAAGGATGAAACTGATAAAATCGTCGACTTACAAGTAA
- a CDS encoding LIC10920 family plasminogen-binding lipoprotein — protein MVSFLYFSRYTKFFNGIPAAGGFLLLLLSCQNTDPTNSDLAILSADGSVSFNIHETLDESKTANCGTATPYSSSSTSTSTTTTSSSTSSTSTTTTQFTIVSRLFYTTGDYVYLKFLYDSSQNQGQIDSQQGFAYSGSLTAKPMVANYGKITWGGSGVPIDTTISGTQALSYLTVSLDLIGNEVSSGSAGLALTQCYTTDEVNCTSATSTSMCYTENGTTCFNTQSVSGTMVSIKGDVNCTSNTVTTGSTSTTSSSSSQ, from the coding sequence ATGGTTTCTTTCCTTTATTTTTCGAGGTATACTAAGTTTTTTAACGGCATACCGGCAGCCGGCGGTTTTTTGCTTTTATTGCTCTCCTGTCAAAATACGGATCCGACAAATTCCGATCTGGCGATCCTTTCCGCAGACGGTTCCGTATCTTTTAATATACATGAAACATTGGACGAAAGTAAAACCGCGAATTGCGGTACGGCGACACCGTATTCCTCCAGTTCCACAAGTACGAGTACGACAACTACTTCCTCTTCGACTTCCTCAACCTCTACGACGACGACCCAATTTACGATCGTCAGCAGATTGTTCTATACCACCGGAGATTACGTGTATTTGAAGTTCCTATACGACTCCTCCCAAAACCAAGGACAGATAGATTCCCAACAAGGGTTCGCTTATTCCGGGAGTTTAACCGCCAAACCTATGGTGGCGAATTACGGTAAAATTACCTGGGGAGGATCGGGAGTGCCGATAGATACGACGATTTCAGGCACCCAAGCTTTGTCGTATTTAACGGTTTCTCTGGATCTGATCGGAAACGAAGTCTCAAGCGGGAGCGCAGGATTGGCTCTTACGCAATGCTATACGACGGATGAAGTCAATTGCACTTCCGCCACTTCTACGAGTATGTGCTATACCGAGAACGGAACGACTTGTTTTAATACACAATCGGTTTCCGGCACCATGGTTTCCATCAAGGGAGACGTAAACTGCACTAGTAATACTGTGACGACGGGATCTACCTCTACCACGTCGTCCTCTTCCTCCCAATAA
- a CDS encoding ATP-binding protein produces the protein MSLSLMRKSILFVEDVKTDLPRLSELFSEPERAESYYIHSICSGEAVRYIHSFNYDLLVLDFQAAFLSDSKLAEEHKLSNGSIPFIVVNRGSDAGAKLRAFEAGASYYIDRSDLTGDFLDKAISDCLKGNKSQNFSASSSDSLHEVLQFILEIVSTDSDLEDFPTFIAAKTARFLDCDGVSVAKREEGEFVYIGSYGELVFPPNFGISEEHLLLKSAASEKRILFHGENEFIEELSGNYPSDRIGSGILIPLFFGKAMVGVISIFSRKRNAFPPELENPLKLIGTALGPLFYRKNAEQESSANRNMLNHALKIAHLGNWQSDIRTNRVKWSDEVYSIFGISKEKFGGKREDFFELVHPEDRERVREFRAQIFEEDAIQEIEYRIVQPNGETRFVAVRADLIRNFKGEAIQLFGTVQDVTEKKLTEERLGQSQKMEAVGQLAGGLAHDFNNLLNVILANLDLLEIKLKDSPELLKRVNSGQDAVQRGVELNRRLLSFSRKQPINPEVFDVNKLLFDFVPILERLETEKIGLEFDISEEFLSCEIEKNGMENALLNLAINARDAMPEGGTIRISSGLLKNASTEGVRISGLNSADYCLVTVTDTGIGMAEEIKAHIFEPFFSTKGSGKGSGLGLSMVYGFVKQSKGFIKVISVPGHGTSFLLFLPIYNSDPETLQNPGAILP, from the coding sequence ATGAGTCTGAGCTTGATGCGAAAATCGATTTTGTTTGTCGAAGACGTAAAAACCGATTTACCGAGACTTTCAGAATTATTTTCGGAACCTGAGCGTGCGGAATCGTATTATATTCATTCGATTTGTTCCGGAGAGGCTGTAAGATACATCCATTCGTTTAACTACGATTTACTGGTTTTGGATTTTCAGGCCGCTTTTCTTTCGGATTCCAAATTGGCCGAAGAGCACAAACTATCTAACGGTTCGATTCCTTTCATCGTAGTGAATCGTGGAAGCGACGCCGGCGCTAAATTAAGAGCCTTCGAAGCTGGCGCTTCGTATTATATCGATCGGAGTGATTTGACCGGGGATTTTTTGGATAAGGCGATATCCGATTGTCTAAAAGGGAATAAGTCGCAGAATTTTTCCGCATCATCTTCCGATTCTCTTCATGAGGTCTTACAGTTCATTCTGGAAATAGTATCTACGGATTCGGATCTCGAGGACTTTCCGACATTTATCGCCGCAAAAACGGCAAGATTTTTGGATTGCGACGGAGTATCCGTAGCCAAACGGGAGGAAGGGGAATTCGTTTATATAGGGTCGTATGGCGAATTGGTTTTTCCTCCGAATTTCGGCATTTCGGAGGAACACCTGCTGTTAAAAAGCGCGGCTTCGGAGAAGCGGATCTTATTCCACGGCGAAAACGAATTCATCGAAGAGCTTTCCGGAAACTATCCCTCCGATCGTATCGGTTCCGGGATTCTCATTCCCCTTTTTTTCGGGAAAGCGATGGTAGGGGTCATCAGCATATTTTCCCGTAAGCGAAATGCCTTCCCGCCTGAATTAGAAAACCCTTTGAAACTTATAGGCACCGCGCTCGGACCTTTATTTTATAGGAAAAATGCGGAACAGGAATCCTCCGCAAACCGAAATATGTTGAATCATGCGCTTAAAATCGCGCACTTGGGAAACTGGCAGTCGGATATAAGGACGAATCGAGTGAAATGGTCCGACGAGGTATATTCCATTTTTGGAATATCTAAGGAGAAGTTCGGGGGAAAACGAGAGGATTTTTTCGAATTAGTGCACCCAGAGGATAGGGAGAGAGTGAGGGAATTCCGCGCTCAGATTTTTGAAGAGGATGCAATACAGGAAATCGAATACAGGATCGTACAACCTAACGGGGAGACCCGCTTCGTGGCGGTTCGGGCGGATCTGATCCGGAATTTTAAAGGTGAGGCGATTCAACTTTTCGGAACCGTCCAGGACGTGACCGAAAAGAAGCTTACCGAAGAAAGATTGGGGCAGTCCCAGAAAATGGAGGCGGTCGGTCAGTTGGCGGGAGGATTGGCACACGATTTTAATAATTTATTGAACGTAATTCTTGCCAATTTGGACCTTCTTGAGATAAAACTGAAAGATTCTCCGGAACTCCTAAAGAGAGTCAATTCCGGACAGGATGCGGTCCAACGGGGAGTCGAGTTGAATCGAAGGTTGTTATCGTTTTCCCGAAAACAGCCCATTAACCCCGAGGTTTTCGACGTGAACAAATTGCTTTTCGATTTTGTGCCGATCCTGGAAAGATTGGAAACGGAAAAGATCGGATTAGAGTTCGATATTTCCGAGGAATTCCTATCGTGCGAGATCGAAAAGAACGGAATGGAGAACGCCCTTTTGAACTTGGCGATTAATGCAAGAGATGCGATGCCTGAAGGTGGAACCATCCGAATTTCCTCCGGTCTATTAAAGAACGCGTCGACCGAAGGTGTAAGGATCTCCGGATTGAATTCGGCGGATTATTGCCTGGTCACCGTTACGGATACCGGAATCGGAATGGCGGAAGAAATCAAGGCGCATATTTTCGAACCCTTCTTTTCGACGAAAGGTTCCGGAAAAGGTTCGGGATTAGGATTGTCAATGGTTTACGGTTTTGTAAAGCAATCTAAGGGCTTCATCAAAGTGATTTCCGTTCCGGGACACGGTACCAGCTTTTTGCTTTTTCTGCCTATCTATAATTCCGATCCGGAAACTCTGCAAAATCCCGGAGCGATACTTCCATGA
- a CDS encoding GGDEF/EAL domain-containing response regulator translates to MSDIKAKKLLILDDEEEIAKILGEIAEDCGFSVSLSHDAMNFLSILDNSYDCIILDLMIPGMDGVDVIRSLSQKEVDPDVILISGADRRTLHSAQTLAGEYGLRIRSVMEKPIRISDIRSVLSELFEKSANIPRLKNSNSGNSRFSFDAQDLYKAIQADQFVLHYQPKIDLKTGKVEGFESLVRWSHPELGLVYPDSFLPIMEKEAKILNAMTDKIIDLALAECSKWKNMGKEFRMAVNVSPVTLTELDFPERVYAKVKEKGVSQRDFQMEITETSFLENIRFTQDILTRLRIRGIGLAIDDFGTGYSSLKQLHRFPFTELKIDKSFVMDSLEDRESLFICQASIDLGHKLGMTVVAEGIETKEVENLMKEAGCDIGQGYYYSRPIPPEKIPEVFANFG, encoded by the coding sequence ATGAGCGATATTAAGGCCAAGAAACTTCTGATCTTGGACGATGAGGAAGAGATAGCGAAAATTCTAGGAGAAATCGCGGAGGATTGCGGATTTTCCGTTTCTCTCAGTCACGATGCGATGAACTTCCTTTCCATACTGGACAATTCCTACGATTGCATCATACTGGATCTGATGATTCCGGGTATGGATGGAGTCGACGTGATCCGTTCTTTATCCCAAAAGGAAGTGGATCCTGACGTGATTCTGATCTCCGGAGCGGATCGGAGGACTTTGCATAGCGCCCAAACCTTGGCAGGAGAATACGGTTTAAGAATCAGATCCGTAATGGAAAAACCGATACGGATTTCGGACATACGTTCCGTACTCTCGGAACTATTCGAAAAGTCGGCGAACATCCCTAGATTAAAAAATTCTAATTCGGGAAATTCCCGTTTTTCGTTCGATGCACAGGATCTTTATAAAGCGATACAGGCGGATCAATTCGTTCTACATTACCAACCCAAAATCGATTTAAAAACCGGCAAGGTGGAAGGTTTCGAATCCTTGGTTCGTTGGAGCCACCCAGAATTAGGCTTGGTGTATCCCGATTCTTTTTTGCCGATCATGGAAAAAGAAGCGAAAATATTGAACGCGATGACGGATAAGATCATCGATCTGGCGTTGGCCGAATGTTCCAAATGGAAGAATATGGGAAAGGAATTCAGAATGGCGGTAAACGTTTCTCCCGTTACATTAACCGAACTGGATTTTCCGGAAAGAGTATACGCTAAAGTGAAGGAAAAAGGGGTTTCTCAACGGGACTTTCAGATGGAAATCACCGAAACGAGCTTTTTGGAAAATATCCGTTTTACCCAAGATATTTTAACCAGATTGAGGATTCGTGGGATAGGCCTTGCAATAGACGATTTCGGCACGGGATATTCCTCGTTGAAACAGCTGCATAGATTTCCGTTTACTGAGCTCAAGATAGATAAGTCTTTTGTAATGGATTCTCTGGAAGATCGAGAATCGTTGTTTATCTGTCAAGCATCCATAGATCTCGGACATAAACTAGGTATGACTGTCGTCGCCGAGGGAATAGAAACGAAAGAAGTGGAAAATTTGATGAAGGAAGCCGGCTGCGATATAGGGCAGGGGTATTATTATTCGAGACCGATTCCTCCCGAGAAGATTCCCGAAGTCTTCGCAAATTTCGGATAA
- a CDS encoding glycosyltransferase family 2 protein, translating to MKNRIIRYDPPENAYYIIPALNEEESLPIVLSELIEIGVKPSRILVIDNGSTDGTTQVARDKKTVVLWEPNRGYGSACLTAVETLKNISPEPEYIVFVDGDGSDDLDDLENLFRPFHQDPKTEFVIGSRTRGGAEKGSLSFLQRFGNRLSCFLLRFFYAAEFTDLGPFRILRWRSFLSLDLKDKTWGWNLEMQIRAVRKNLKIVEVPVRYELRKGGKSKISGNWIGSLRAGAKILWIFFYLTFLSIERKPSVKENLEKNSL from the coding sequence TTGAAAAATAGAATCATCCGATATGATCCTCCCGAAAACGCGTATTATATCATTCCCGCGTTAAACGAAGAGGAGAGTCTGCCTATCGTTCTTTCGGAACTGATCGAAATCGGAGTAAAACCCTCCCGGATTTTGGTGATCGATAACGGCTCCACCGACGGAACCACTCAGGTCGCTCGAGATAAAAAAACCGTCGTTTTATGGGAACCGAATAGAGGTTACGGCTCCGCTTGTCTTACTGCGGTCGAAACGCTGAAGAATATTTCCCCAGAACCTGAATATATCGTCTTTGTCGACGGAGACGGATCGGATGATCTCGACGACTTGGAGAATTTATTCCGGCCTTTCCACCAAGATCCGAAGACGGAATTCGTAATCGGTTCGAGGACGCGAGGCGGAGCAGAGAAGGGATCGCTTTCCTTCCTACAACGTTTTGGCAACCGCCTTTCCTGTTTTTTACTTCGGTTCTTTTACGCGGCGGAGTTCACGGACTTAGGTCCGTTTCGAATTTTACGCTGGCGTTCCTTCCTTTCCTTGGATCTCAAAGATAAAACCTGGGGATGGAATCTTGAAATGCAGATCCGTGCGGTTCGTAAAAATTTAAAAATCGTAGAAGTGCCCGTCCGTTACGAACTTCGAAAAGGTGGAAAATCCAAAATCAGCGGAAACTGGATCGGAAGTCTGAGAGCCGGTGCAAAAATACTCTGGATCTTTTTTTATCTTACTTTTTTGTCCATCGAGCGAAAGCCTTCGGTCAAAGAGAATCTAGAAAAGAATTCGCTTTAG
- a CDS encoding PaaI family thioesterase has product MKSTVRENLSFGSSPDNPDGLQLKITFDEDTKTAYGDYTVPEKFQGSPDVIHPGIIATILDEIMVKINEAMNFKTTTGELTIRFLQPAQVNQPLHLRGWFVKKNKKVIENRAEIENEIGKIVARGKGKYIELDS; this is encoded by the coding sequence ATGAAATCAACGGTTCGGGAAAACCTGAGTTTCGGGTCGAGCCCTGACAATCCGGACGGTCTTCAACTCAAAATCACTTTTGACGAAGACACAAAGACCGCCTATGGCGATTATACCGTCCCCGAGAAGTTTCAAGGATCCCCGGATGTCATCCATCCTGGGATCATAGCCACAATATTAGACGAAATTATGGTCAAAATTAACGAGGCCATGAATTTCAAAACGACCACTGGAGAATTGACGATTCGATTTCTCCAACCGGCCCAGGTAAATCAGCCTTTGCATTTACGCGGCTGGTTCGTGAAGAAGAATAAGAAAGTGATCGAAAACCGCGCCGAGATCGAAAATGAAATCGGCAAAATCGTAGCTCGCGGAAAAGGAAAATACATAGAGCTCGATTCCTAA
- a CDS encoding peroxiredoxin translates to MPQVTSLAPDFKAEAVLGQQIQEIKLSDYKGKWVVLFFWPLDFTFVCPTEIIEYDAKLDDFKKLGAEVLGVSVDSAFTHLAWKNTPRKQGGLGEIRYPLVADITKSIARDYGVLTEGGVALRGTFIIDPKGVIRQATINDLPVGRNIDEAIRLVKAFQFVEKHGEVCPANWDEGKKTMKADPEKSKEYFSSVN, encoded by the coding sequence ATGCCTCAAGTTACTTCACTTGCACCGGACTTTAAAGCGGAGGCCGTTCTAGGCCAACAAATTCAGGAAATCAAACTTTCCGATTACAAAGGAAAGTGGGTCGTCCTATTTTTCTGGCCCTTGGACTTTACTTTCGTATGTCCTACCGAGATCATCGAATACGATGCTAAGCTAGACGATTTCAAAAAACTCGGAGCCGAAGTTTTAGGAGTCTCTGTCGACAGTGCCTTCACCCACTTGGCTTGGAAAAACACCCCTCGCAAGCAAGGCGGTTTGGGAGAAATCCGGTATCCTCTGGTAGCGGACATAACCAAATCCATTGCCCGCGACTACGGAGTTCTGACCGAAGGAGGAGTGGCACTCCGGGGAACTTTCATCATCGACCCGAAAGGAGTGATCCGCCAGGCTACGATCAATGACCTTCCGGTCGGAAGGAACATCGACGAGGCGATTCGTCTAGTGAAAGCCTTCCAATTCGTGGAAAAACACGGAGAAGTTTGCCCTGCAAACTGGGACGAAGGCAAAAAAACCATGAAGGCGGATCCTGAAAAATCCAAAGAATATTTCTCTTCGGTCAACTAA
- the sufB gene encoding Fe-S cluster assembly protein SufB: MAQALETLVSEEERYYRPDNFPKGLTRKVVESISHIKNEPSWLTEFRLEAFRIFESKPMPTWGFFPNFKVDIDEYIHYIGANHKKKKSWDEVDPEVLKSFERLGIPEHERKYLAGIEAMEDSETVYANVKKELTELGIIFCDIDTAVREYPEIVKKYLGTVVSIGDNKFSALNSCVFSGGSFAYVPKGVKTPMPLQAYFKVTAASSGQYERTLLIAEDGAELEYSEGCSSVQDKGTNFHTAVVELVAHKNAKIFYTTIQNWKKNMYNWTVKRGLCHERAHITWTDVNIGANTVKYPGIVLQGDHSTGDILSLAFAGAGQIQDTGARIIHVGKNTRSNILAKGVSLDGGTNSYRGLVKFTSGSVNAYSHVKCDGLMMDDRSQSHAYPYNDVSGQNGTLNYEATVSRIDEDQLFYLQSRGLSEDDAKLLVINGFCEGVTKHLNVEYSVEMTRLIRMILEDGKVIAEHTGPVSS; the protein is encoded by the coding sequence ATGGCACAAGCACTGGAGACCCTGGTCTCGGAAGAAGAAAGATACTATCGCCCCGATAATTTTCCCAAAGGCCTGACACGGAAGGTTGTAGAGTCCATTTCGCATATCAAAAACGAGCCTTCCTGGTTGACGGAATTCCGTCTGGAAGCGTTCCGGATTTTCGAAAGCAAGCCCATGCCTACTTGGGGCTTCTTTCCGAATTTTAAAGTGGATATCGATGAATATATCCACTACATAGGCGCCAATCATAAAAAAAAGAAATCCTGGGACGAAGTGGATCCCGAGGTTTTAAAAAGTTTCGAACGTCTCGGAATCCCGGAGCACGAACGGAAATATCTGGCCGGGATCGAGGCGATGGAAGATTCCGAAACGGTTTACGCTAACGTAAAAAAAGAACTTACGGAACTTGGAATCATCTTCTGCGATATAGATACGGCCGTCCGGGAATATCCCGAAATCGTAAAGAAGTATCTCGGGACTGTGGTTTCCATCGGAGACAACAAATTTTCCGCTTTGAATTCCTGTGTGTTTTCGGGCGGTTCCTTTGCCTACGTTCCCAAGGGAGTCAAAACTCCTATGCCTCTCCAGGCGTATTTCAAAGTGACGGCTGCTTCCTCCGGACAATACGAGAGGACCCTTTTGATCGCGGAAGACGGAGCCGAACTGGAATATTCGGAAGGATGTTCCTCCGTTCAGGACAAAGGAACGAATTTTCACACTGCCGTAGTGGAACTGGTGGCCCATAAGAACGCGAAAATCTTTTACACTACGATCCAGAATTGGAAAAAGAACATGTATAACTGGACGGTCAAGCGGGGCCTATGTCATGAGCGTGCTCACATTACTTGGACCGATGTGAATATAGGCGCCAACACGGTCAAATATCCGGGCATCGTTCTGCAAGGGGATCATTCCACCGGGGACATTCTTTCCCTAGCGTTTGCGGGAGCCGGTCAGATCCAGGACACCGGGGCTAGGATCATTCACGTAGGAAAGAATACCAGGAGCAATATTCTGGCCAAGGGAGTTTCCTTAGACGGGGGAACGAATTCCTACCGAGGATTGGTGAAATTCACCTCCGGTTCCGTCAACGCGTACAGCCACGTAAAATGCGACGGACTCATGATGGACGACCGCTCCCAGTCGCATGCATATCCTTACAATGACGTGAGCGGCCAAAACGGAACCTTGAATTATGAGGCGACGGTTTCGCGTATCGACGAAGACCAGCTTTTTTATCTCCAGTCCAGAGGTCTGTCCGAAGACGACGCAAAATTGCTCGTAATTAACGGATTCTGCGAAGGGGTAACCAAACATCTCAACGTGGAATATTCGGTGGAAATGACCCGTCTGATCCGGATGATTTTGGAAGACGGAAAAGTCATTGCGGAGCACACCGGACCGGTTTCCTCCTAA
- a CDS encoding tetratricopeptide repeat protein codes for MLNRLLGIFLIIGIALLGISLFFKSPKPSEEENPPGSSAPVTKESFWKSSGLSALSSQIWENLTSGSKTPEPPVPTPETRDSKEIFRAGYDAYAGGDYEGAIREYDLYLKIVPSDVSALYNRGLAKYSIGRFSEAEADFTSALEIQPDNADVLLYRGYCRTELENRKEAFTDVDRAIKLGAKYPEAYVNRAILYNLSDRPAAALKDANEAVRLDQKSSRANFQIGYAYYSLKKYNESISAYTKAIALNPRDGGQTYYNRGLGFLAVRKKLQACDDFKRSLEIGYSNAEGMIRENCK; via the coding sequence ATGCTCAACCGGCTCCTAGGCATATTTCTGATTATAGGCATTGCACTTCTGGGAATTTCCCTCTTTTTCAAAAGCCCGAAGCCTTCGGAAGAAGAGAATCCGCCCGGATCCTCGGCTCCCGTTACGAAAGAGAGTTTTTGGAAATCCTCCGGGCTTTCCGCCTTATCCTCTCAGATTTGGGAGAATCTTACCTCCGGAAGTAAGACGCCGGAACCGCCCGTTCCTACTCCTGAAACCAGAGATTCCAAGGAGATCTTTCGAGCGGGATACGACGCTTATGCGGGAGGGGATTACGAAGGGGCGATTCGCGAGTATGATCTTTATCTGAAGATCGTTCCTTCGGACGTTTCGGCGCTTTATAATAGGGGACTTGCAAAATACAGCATAGGTAGATTTTCGGAGGCGGAAGCGGATTTCACTTCGGCTCTGGAGATCCAGCCGGACAATGCGGACGTGCTTTTGTATAGGGGATACTGCAGAACGGAATTGGAAAATCGAAAAGAAGCTTTTACGGATGTGGATCGGGCGATCAAATTGGGCGCGAAATATCCGGAGGCATACGTCAATCGGGCCATCTTATATAATCTTTCGGACAGGCCCGCTGCCGCTTTAAAAGATGCGAATGAAGCGGTTAGATTGGATCAGAAGAGTTCCCGGGCGAATTTCCAGATCGGATATGCGTATTATAGTTTAAAAAAATATAATGAATCTATCAGTGCATATACCAAGGCTATAGCGCTGAATCCTCGGGATGGAGGGCAAACGTATTATAACCGAGGCTTGGGATTTTTAGCGGTACGGAAAAAACTCCAAGCCTGCGACGATTTTAAACGGTCCTTGGAGATCGGATATTCGAATGCAGAAGGAATGATCCGGGAGAATTGCAAATAA
- the rlmN gene encoding 23S rRNA (adenine(2503)-C(2))-methyltransferase RlmN, whose translation MAEFLDRSFRQEFSVGASLKGKTLEELTVLLDSWGEKPFRAKQIYNGLYANRYESWEQFTTLGKDLRQRLQDSTSLTKLNVVKHLKSVDGTQKFTFESVLGSGKEFESVWIPSGDGGRKTICISSQVGCTLNCKFCATAKLPYQGNLKASEIVDQVLQVESIVGDKATNIVFMGMGEPMHNYFNVMRAANILHDPEAIGLGAKRITISTSGVVNGIRRFIERKEPYNLAISLNHPDPIGRKEIMDIEEKFSLSELIEAAKDFTKVLKRRITFEYVMIPGVNMGEEDAKKLVRIARKMDCKINVIPLNTEFFGWRRPSSEEVEEFLRRLEPAGVPILNRRSPGKDINGACGMLASKS comes from the coding sequence ATGGCCGAATTTTTGGACCGGTCTTTTCGGCAAGAATTCTCCGTCGGCGCTTCCTTAAAGGGAAAAACCTTGGAGGAACTGACCGTTTTGCTGGATTCCTGGGGAGAAAAACCCTTTCGAGCCAAACAGATTTACAACGGTCTATATGCGAACCGCTACGAATCTTGGGAACAGTTCACCACTCTAGGCAAGGATCTCAGGCAAAGACTGCAGGATTCTACTTCTTTAACAAAACTGAATGTAGTAAAACATCTAAAATCGGTCGACGGAACCCAAAAATTCACGTTCGAATCCGTACTAGGGAGCGGGAAGGAATTCGAATCCGTATGGATTCCTTCCGGAGACGGCGGAAGAAAGACGATTTGCATCTCTTCCCAAGTCGGATGTACTTTGAATTGTAAATTTTGCGCAACCGCCAAGCTTCCGTACCAAGGAAATTTAAAGGCTTCCGAAATCGTGGACCAAGTCCTGCAGGTGGAAAGCATAGTGGGGGATAAGGCTACGAACATAGTCTTTATGGGAATGGGCGAACCCATGCACAATTATTTCAACGTAATGCGTGCAGCGAACATTCTCCACGACCCTGAAGCGATCGGATTAGGCGCGAAAAGGATCACCATATCGACGTCGGGGGTCGTGAACGGCATCCGAAGATTTATAGAAAGAAAAGAACCCTATAATTTGGCGATTTCACTGAACCATCCCGATCCGATCGGTCGTAAGGAGATCATGGACATAGAAGAGAAATTCTCCCTCTCCGAACTTATAGAGGCGGCCAAGGATTTTACGAAGGTCTTGAAAAGAAGGATTACTTTCGAATACGTGATGATTCCGGGCGTGAACATGGGGGAAGAAGACGCGAAAAAACTGGTACGTATCGCCAGAAAAATGGACTGTAAGATCAACGTGATTCCCTTGAATACGGAATTTTTCGGATGGCGAAGACCCAGTTCGGAAGAGGTGGAGGAATTTCTCCGGAGATTGGAGCCTGCCGGTGTTCCTATTCTGAATCGAAGATCCCCCGGAAAGGATATCAACGGGGCCTGCGGAATGCTTGCTTCAAAAAGTTGA
- a CDS encoding Cys-rich protein, producing MNPVSLVRVLFFSALLLSIHACKDPYEQKCRDVCKFYISCAEDEFRGKREITKADRDMLVIDCESGCLREQSFAIPCYESEKTCKGFNRCILDSGMMD from the coding sequence ATGAACCCGGTTTCTCTCGTTAGAGTCCTATTTTTTTCCGCTTTACTCCTTTCGATCCATGCCTGCAAGGACCCGTACGAACAAAAGTGTCGTGATGTATGTAAATTCTACATCTCCTGCGCGGAGGATGAATTCAGAGGAAAACGGGAAATCACTAAAGCCGATCGGGATATGCTAGTGATAGATTGCGAATCCGGTTGTCTCAGGGAACAAAGTTTTGCGATTCCCTGCTATGAAAGCGAAAAAACCTGTAAGGGTTTCAATCGCTGTATCCTGGACTCGGGAATGATGGACTGA